The sequence GTCAGTGAGCGGAGGATGGGGAACAGAATAAAATCGCTGGTGGAGATATCCCGTTTATGCGCCAGCAACTGCTCAAGCTGCACGAGCTGTTGCTGAACCTGGGATAGCAGCGCGGGGGTGTCGGCCAGCAGCGCGTTCAGGTCGCCGAAGGCTTTTTCTTCCCGTTGCCGGTAAGCCGTGCGGGCTTCCCCGGTAGCGAGTTCTTTAAAATCAGCCCTGGTGAAACGCGGCACCGCCAGTTTGAAAACCGCGCCGGAGGTGGCCTGGCACCAGGCTTCAATCGCGGGATCGACGGGTTTATCCGCAATTAAAGGCGCTTTCAGGCTATCGATATAGTGAACGATATCCATACTTTCCGGCATAAAGCCGCCATCGTCTTTTTGCAGAATAGGCGCCACCTTACGTCCGACCATACGCGTCGGGGTTGCAACGTCTCCCTCCATAAGGACGGACAGTTCAAACGGAATCTCCTTTAGCCCGAAAATCATTCTGGCCCTGACGCAAAACGGACAGTGTTCATAGATAAAAAGTTTCATTGCATAGCCCCTTGATGATGTAAAACGTCAGGATACGGCTTTATCCCAACACCATATCGTCAGAGTAATACCAGCAATAAGCGGTGGTAAAGAAAATGTAGCCCGATAGTTGCGGCGCCGGCGGCGTTATTTACCTTCAGCGCAGTTCGATTAACGTCAGCGGGCCGCCGAATACCGCGCCGGTATCGATGTAGAGCTGGTTAAAAAATATCAGGGGTTTGTGAAGCGGCGTATGGCCGAAGATAAGCAGATGCGCGCCGGCGATGCGCTGGCCCTTCCCCGCCATGGCTCGGGTGATGCGGGTTCGCCCCCAGACCAGCTCATCCGCATCGACCGCCTTGCCGAACGCATAGTTATCCGACGGATAATCCGCATGAGCAATCACATAGCGGCGGCCGCCGATGTTCACCTCGATAACCAGCGGCAACCGCGCCGTACGGGCTATCCGCCGCGCCGCTAATGGTTGATCCGCTTGATTGAGCGCGGCATACCAGGAACCGCCATTGCGCGACCACAACCAGCCGTTGTCCTCATTCAGCGCCTCACGCGCCATTTGCTCATGATTGCCGCACACGGCGGTAAACCAGGGGGCATCCAGCAACGCCAGGCAGGCCATGCTTTCGGGCCCGCGATCGATCAGATCGCCCACCGAGATCAGCAGATCGGTCTGGCGATTGAATTGCCGGGCGGCCAGCGCATCCAGCAATAGCTGGTGGCAGCCGTGGATATCGCCGACGACGAATATTTTCCGATAGTCATCCCCACTGATGGCGCGATACATCAATTTCTCACCTCCCGCTGCCGGACATTCGCCCTTGCTGCGCGTTGAGACAAGTATGGCACTAACACGCCGGGGGGAACGACTCTTCCGCGGGCTGATGCGGCGGCGTCATTAAGTCCCTGCCGCTCCGCCGCTTGCGCGCGCAAGCTCGGGGAAAAGTCCGCGCAGCGTATCGGCGATGGCCTGTCGGTCATAACCCAGTTGCTGCAAAATAATGGCGACTTGCCGGGCGGAAATCGCATCCTGATACACCGAATGGAGCACATCGGCAATCATCCCGGGAGTAATCACGGAAATGAGGGAAATATCCTGCGCCGAACCGCCCCACGCCTGAAGGATATGCTCAAGCGCCTGTTCCGGGGTCATGCCCTGTTCATGTAGCGACGCCACCACCGCGATCAGCTTATCTTTTATTTCATTCGCCAACGTTTGGCTCCTTGATCAACGGGAGCTTCTCCTCAATCCCCGCCAACCGTCCATTTACCACAACCGGGAAACCTGTCCGGCTCCGGCTCGCCACAACCTGAGGTTGTAGCAACCACAAATAAAGGTTTTTTTCCAATATATCTCAGATGGTTATAGTGAAACCACCTCTTGTTATCCCCCGGAAGCCGTACCGATATCAGGGCGGATAGTCATTTGGACGCGTCCAGACCGTTTATCCGGCTGCATCAGGACTCTCTCTCATCATACAACATGCAGGCGATATCACCAGAAAACAGCACGAGGATTAGGTATCCCCTTACCATAACAGGAAGACAACACTATGAGCAGATTAAGAAAAAATACCGCTATCGGTTGCTTTCTTTTCATCTTCAGCCTCTCCCTCAGCTACGCGCAAGAGCGCAAAATGGAAACCGACGTTGTCGTCGTCGGATTCGGCGTGTCAGCCGCGGTGTCGGCGGCGGAAGCCGGACTGAAAGTCATTGCACTGGAAAAACAGGCGATAGACGGCGGCAGTTCCAACTTTGCCGAAGGACTCTTTGGCGTCAACACCGACCAAACCCGTAAAAACTCAGTCGCCATAACCGCCGAGGAGGCCTACCGCACCGCAATGGAGTTCAATCAGTCCTACCGGGTGAATCCCGCGCTGGTGAAAAGGTATCTGGAGGAATCCGCCGCCACGATCCGCTGGCTGGAAAAACAGGGCGTCAGAACCGGGATGGGCGTCATTATTCCGGTGATGAAGAAACTCACCAATGTGAAAAAAGAGATCGACAACGCCATCAGCGCGGGCAGCGCCAAGGTCATGAAGGCCAGCTCGCTGGACGATCTGGCCAAAAATATCGCTGTCGATCCCAAACGACTGAAAGCGTCCGTCACCCGCTATAACCAGATCATGATTTGGTCACGCTGAACAAAGGCGTTTTTGTGTTTGTCGAAGGGCTGGCCCGTCCTTTGTTACGTGAGGACATGGTGTGTATTCCCCTGTTGGACAGCGGCATGAAATGGGATATCAGTCTGATCGTCGGCCATGAGTCCTCGGCGTTTTCACCGAGGCTGCTCAATTTCGTTAGCCGTTTTCAGCAGGAAATCGGCGGCACCTGCCCATTACTTATCTGAAATCACGCGTCTTTTCGCCCGCTTGCGCTGAAAATGCTCAGGAGACGGCAATTACCCGCTACCGGTGTATAATATGCGCAAATATTAAAAATAGTTTGAAACAACTCCGCCAACATTGAGTCATTCTCTTCGTTCTTTGAGATGCGATAATTCCCCAAATAAAAAATCGAATTTCATTCTGTGAGCAAAAAGGCCAAGCCATGATCACCACCGACGGTAACAACACAGTCGCTTCTGTCGCCTGGCGGACAAACGAAGTCATCGCCATCTATCCTATTACGCCCAGTTCCACCATGGCCGAGCAGGCGGCGGCCTGGTCGAGCGACGGAGGAAAGAATATATGGGGAGACACGCCGCGCGTGGTTGAAATGCAGTCGGAAGGCGGGGCGATAGCCGCCGTGCACGGCGCGTTGCAAACCGGCTCTCTGGCGACCACCTTTACCTCGTCGCAGGGATTGCTGCTGATGATCCCCTCGTTGTATAAACTGGCCGGCGAACTGACGCCTTTTGTGCTGCACGTGGCCGCCCGTACGGTGGCGACCCACGCGCTGTCCATTTTCTGCGACCACTCCGACGTAATGGCCGTACGCCAGACCGGCTGCGCCATGCTCTGCGCCAGCAACGTGCAGGAAGCGCAGGATTTCGCCCTGATCGCGCAGATAGCCAGCCTGAACAGCCGATTGCCGTTTATCCACTTTTTCGACGGTTTCCGCACGTCGCATGAAATCAACAAGATTGAACCGCTAAGCGATGACGCGCTGCGCCGGCTGCTGCCCCGGCAGGCGATTGATGCGCATCGTGAGCGAGCGCTTACACCCGAACATCCGGTGATCCGCGGCACCGCCTCCAACCCGGATACCTTCTTCCAGGCGCGCGAAGCCGCCAACCCCTGGTATAACGCCGCCTGCCGGCACGTTGAACAGGCGATGAACGACTTCGCCGACGTCACCGGGCGGCAGTACCGGCCGTTTGAGTACTACGGCCATCCCGAAGCCACCCGGGTTATCGTGCTGATGGGGTCCGGCGTCGGCACCGTTGAAGAAGTGGTCGATACGCTGCTGACGCGCGGTGAAAAGGTCGGCGTGGTCAAGATTCGCCTGTATCGTCCGTTTTCAGCCAGGCATTTGCTGGCGGTTATTCCGCAGACGGCGCAAAACATCGCCGTGCTGGATCGCACCAAGGAACCAGGCGCGCTGGCGGAGCCGCTCTATCTGGACGTGATGACCTCGCTGGCCGAGGCGTTCACCAACGGTGAGCGCCCACAGATGCCCCGCGTCATCGGCGGACGTTACGGTCTGTCGTCCAAGGAGTTCACCCCGCAGTGCGTACAGGCCGTTTTCAATGAGTTAGCGATTGCTAACCCGCGGTCGCGCTTCACGGTTGGTATCTACGATGATGTGACCAACCTGTCGCTGCCGCTGCCCATCGAGCATCTGCCGGGCAGCGCCTCGCTGGAAGCGCTGTTCTACGGGCTGGGCAGCGACGGTACGGTATCGGCCGCCAAAAACTCGATTAAAATCGTCGGCGACGCCACCCCGATGTTCGTGCAGGGCTACTTTGTCTACGACTCCAAAAAGGCCGGCAGCCTGACCGTATCCCATATGCGCGTCGGCCCTCACCCCATCAACTCCGCGTACCTGATCGATCAGGCGGATTTCGTCGCCTGTCACCAGTGGCAGTTTATCGACAAGTACAGCATGGTCGAGCGGCTGAAGCCCGGCGGCGTATTTCTGATTAACGCCCCTTACGCCAGCGACGATTTGTGGCATCGCCTGCCGCAGGAAGTACAGGCCGGCTTAAACCAGCGTCAGGCGCGGGTTTACTGTATCAACGCGGCGAAAATCGCCCGCGAATGCCAGTTGGGCGCGCGCATTAATACCGTGATGCAGATGGCGTTCTTTCACCTGTCGCAGATCCTGCCGGGCGAAGAGGCGGTGGAAAAACTGCGCACGGCGATCGCCAAAAGCTACGGCAGCAAAGGCCAGGAGCTGGTTGAACGCAACTGGCGGGCGCTGAACGCCACGCTGGAGGCCCTGGCCGCCGTGCCGCTGGAAGCGGTCAATGCGCACAGCCCGCAGCGGCCGCCGGTGGTTTCCGACGCCGCCCCCGACTTTGTGAAAACGGTGACCGCCGCCATGCTGGCCGGATTAGGCGATACCCTGCCGGTTTCCGCCCTGCCGCCCGACGGCACCTGGCCGACCGGCACCACCAAGTGGGAAAAACGTAATATCGCCGAGGCGATCCCGCTGTGGCAGCCGCAGTTGTGTACCCAGTGCAACCACTGCGTCGCCGCCTGCCCGCACTCCGCCATCCGCGCCAAGGTGGTGCCGGCCGAGGCAATGGAATACGCGCCGGCGTCGCTGCAGTCGCTGGATGTCAAAGCCCGCGATATGCGCGGCCAGAAATATGTGTTGCAGGTGGCGCCGGAAGACTGCACCGGCTGTAACCTGTGCGTGGAAGTCTGCCCGGCGAAAGATCGCCAGGATCCGACGATCAAAGCCATCAATATGGAATCCCGGCTGGATAATCTGGCGGTCGAAAAAGAGCACTTCGACTTCTTTATGACTCTGCCGGAAATCGACCGCTCCAGGCTGGAACGTATCGATATCCGCACTTCGCAGCTGATTTCACCGCTGTTTGAATATTCCGGCGCCTGCTCCGGCTGCGGCGAAACGCCGTATATCAAACTGCTGACGCAGCTGTATGGCGATCGTCTGCTGGTGGCCAACGCCACCGGCTGTTCGTCCATTTACGGCGGCAACCTGCCCACCACGCCGTGGACCACCGACGCCAACGGCCGCGGCCCGGCCTGGGCCAACTCCCTGTTTGAGGATAACGCCGAGTTCGGGCTGGGTTTCCGCCTGAGCGTCGACCAGCATCGCCAGCGCGCCGTGCGTTTACTGCACGACCTGGCGCCGCGGTTGCCGGCCGATTTGGTGGCGGCGTTGCAGGAAGAGGCCATCGCCCCGGAACTGCGCCGTCAGCAGATTGAGCAACTGCGAACCCTGTTGGCGACTATCGGCGGCGACAAGGCCGCCGCGCTGGCCGCCGCCGCGGATCATCTGGTGGATAAATCCATCTGGCTGATTGGCGGCGACGGCTGGGCTTACGACATCGGCTACGGCGGTCTGGATCACGTCATGAGCCTGAGCGAAAACGTTAACGTGCTGGTGCTGGATACCCAGTGCTACTCCAATACCGGCGGGCAGCAGTCTAAGGCCACCCCGCTGGGCGCGGTGACCAAGTTCGGTGAGAAAGGCAAACGCAAGGCGCGTAAAGATCTCGGCATTAGCGTGATGATGTACGGCCACGTTTATGTGGCGCAGATATCGCTGGGCGCACAGTTAAACCAGACGGTGAAAGCCATTCAGGAGGCCGAGGCCTGGCCGGGTCCGTCGCTGATTATCGCCTACAGCCCCTGCGAAGAGCACGGCTATGATCTGGCGTTCAGCCACGACCAGATGCGCCAGTTGACCGCCACCGGCTTCTGGCCGCTCTACCGCTTCGATCCGCGTCGTACCGAAGAAGGCAAACCGGCGCTGGTGACGGACTCCCGGCCGCCGTCAACCAGCCTGAGCGAAACCCTGCTGCACGAGCAGCGTTTCCGCCGCCTGAACAGCCTGATGCCGGAAGAAACGGCGCTGCTGTATGAAGAGGCCGAAGTGGATCTGCGCCGCCGTTATGATTTTCTGACCATGATGGCGGGTAAAGCGGAGAAAAATCCGCAGGAGTAATGAGAGGATAGCCATACGGATATCCTTTGCGACAGGGTTCTAACCCCACCCCAACCCTCCCCTTCGCAGGGGAGGCCGGGAAGGGTCATTAATGTCAAAGCGCTAACCCGCAAATCCATTCCCGCCAGCGCGCTTCCGCTTTTTACGAACACGACTAATGTACGCCGGTTCAATTGTTTCTTTGATAACCGAATTTTTGAAAGCAACGACTTTTGCCAGGTACGACGCAGACTCGTCCTTGCTCATCGTGACTTCATTACAGATCGGACAGTGCAGCCCCTCTACGGCCGGCAACATGGTTTTTTTCCCGCGAAATGAGTAGGGCACATCTTTTGCTCCCTGTACCAGTTCGGCACCGCCGCAGTTAGGGCATTTCATATTATTTCTCCTTAATTAACCTATTAGGTTAAAAGGGGTCGAATACGTAAATGATAAATAAAGGGTTAACCGATTGCCGGGACGAACGGCCATTAGCGATAAATCTGACTTACCGCCTCCGCAATCGTCTCTATTAGCGATTCCTGCAACTGCGAAATACTGAGCCGCACATAATGTCCGTTTTTCATACCGAAACGCTCTCCCGGCTGCACGGCGACGCCATGGGCGGCCATGGTGATCAACGCATAGCGCTCCGACGGCACCGGCAGCCAGATACACAGACTGTCATTTTCCGGCACGTAGATCCCCCGCCGCGCCAGCGCATCCGCCAGCCATTGACGCCGCTGGTGATAAACCTGGCGGGCATGTTCAATCCCCTGGTGCGTTTTCTCATCGGCGAGCAGAAAAGCCAGCGCGCCCTGTAATATACGGCTGCTCCAGCCGGCGCCGAAATTACGAAAGGACTGAATCTTGCCGATGATTTCCGCCGAACCAGACAGCGCGGCCATACGCAGATCGGGGCCGTAGGCTTTGGAATAGGAACGAACATAAATGGTCTGCGCCGGATAGTACGCCCCCATACTCAGCGCCGGGTGGGACGAGATTTCACCGACGCCGTCGTCTTCAATAATCATCGTCATCGGGCTGTTGACGAACAGCGCGGCCATCGCCGCCATGCGCGCCGGGCTCACCGAATAGCCGGTATGCGAATGGGTTCTTGGCTGATAGATAAACGCGGCGGGCTTATGCTGCAACGCCTGCCTCAGCGCCTCCACGACCGGCCCCTGCTCATCACATGCAACCTGAATGATGTTGATGCCGATATGATCCAGCAAATCCAGCAGCCGCGCCGCGGTCGGGCTTTCAATCACCACCGTGGATCCGGGAAAGATCAGCGTCTGCAATGTCAGATTCACGCCGTCAAACCCGCCGTCAGACGTCATAAACGCCTCCGCCGCATACGGCCAGTTTTTGCGCAGTTGCTCCTCAAGTTCGGCAATGATCGGTGTGCGCTGATAGCTATTTAAATTCTTAACCTGAGCGCCATACAAAAGCGCCTCGCCCAGATCCGGCAACAAGGCGGGGTCGGGCGCTGACAAGGTGAGGTCGGCAATGATGGCATCGCCAAAGTTGCCGATCTTCTCAAAACGCTCCGGGCGGGGCGACGCCTGCTGACCATAGACCCACATACCCGTTCTGCCGCGTCCCGCAATCACTTTCTGTCGCCGCAGTTGGCTCCAGGCGGCGGAAATCGTCGCCGGACTCACGCCCAGCGCGTCGGCCAGTTCCCTCACCGGCGGCAGTTGACTGCCAATTGCAATTTTTCCGGCCCCGATAAGCGCCGACATATCCATCGCAATGCCGCGGATACTGTGATTGTGTAGCTGCGCCGCCAGCCAGTGGGTATCGATTGATTTAGCCATAAACAATATTTTGTACAATAACAAAAATATTATTGTACATGTACGAACATCGATCTAGTATCAAAAAAACGCACATTCTGTGCAAATATCAGACATATTTGTTATATGCGAGTTAGCTCGCTCCTTCAGCAGGGAATCACTAACGTTGACTATCACAATCAGACTGGCAGTGAGGGATTGGGATTATTTCACCCCACTCGCCTTGGGCGATATAAAACCTGAAGGGTTTGAGTTAAAAATAGATCGGGTCGGTACGCTGCCGGATAACCTGGCGACCAGCAGCCAATATGATGCGGGAGAGGTGTCATTCAGCCGCTATGCGCAAAGCCGTGCTCACGGCGATGAAAGCTTAGTCGCCCTGCCGCACTTTCTGATGCGGGGTTTCCGCCAGCGCTGCATTCTGACCAAGCAGGACAGTCCGCTGACCGGGCTGTCGCAGTTGGCGGGTAAGAAGATCGGCCTGACGGGCTGGCAGGACTCCGGCAACACCTGGACGCGCGCACTGCTGCGCCGTGAAGGCATCGGCAATGACGACGCCTACTGGTATGTCGGCCGCCTGACGGAGGCGCATCCGATCGTCGATCGCCTGGGAGGGTTCGGCCGGCCGGGTCGCATAGAAGCCGCGCCGGGCGAGCAGCCGCTGATCACTCTGCTGAAGAGCGGCGGTCTGGACGCCATCTTCACGCCGTTCATGCCGGACGGATTTTTTAACGGCAACTCCGGCTTACGACAGTTGCAACCTGATTTTCGTCAGGCGGAAATCGACTATTTCCACCAGGTCGGCTATGTGCCGGGCATGCATGTGCTGGCGATAAAGCCCGCGCTGGCGGCTGAACATCCCTGGCTGCCACAGGCGCTCAGCGAGGTCATCGACCAATCATATAAGGTGTGGATGGGCAAGCGCATCAAATATGCCGATACCACTCCCTGGCTGTTGGACGATCTGCGCCGAACCACTCAGGATTTACCCGTTCACTGGAACGACAATGGCTTTGCCATCAATAAAACCATGATCGCCGATTTCGCCAGTGAGCTATATGAACAGGGGATCACGGCGCAGCGTCTGACCCCGGAAGCGTTGTTCCCGTGGGCGTGCTCTTTTTCGCCTATAGACAAGAGGGATTAATATGAAAGTCGCACTTGGCCAGTTTGCCGTGGATCGCGAATGGCAAAACAACGTCGTCACCGCGCTGAAGCTGATGTCGGACGCGCAACAGGCAGGCGCCGACCTGCTGGTGCTGCCGGAAGGCGTATTAGCGCGGGATATCACCAATCCCCAACTGGTGTTGACCGCCGCCCAGCCGCTGGACGGCCCTTTCGTCAGCCAATTGCTGGCGGCCAGCAAAGGCAGCCGGATGACCACCATGATGAGCATTCATGTGCCGAACGGCGCAGACAAAGTGTGGAACGTGCTGATTGCCATGCGCGACGGCGAAATCATCTCCCAGTACAAGAAATTGCATCTGTACGATGCGTTCTCCATGCAGGAGTCGGAAAACGTCACCCCCGGCGATGAAGTACCACCGCTGGTCGACGTTGCCGGACTGAAAGTCGGCCTGATGACCTGTTATGACGTGCGTTTCCCCGAACTGGCCCGCCGTTTGGCGTTGGATGGCGCTCAGGTGCTGGTGCTGCCGGCCGCCTGGGTCAAAGGGCCGCTGAAAGAGTCTCATTGGGAACTGCTGGTTCGCGCCCGCGCGCTGGAGAATACCGCCTATGTCGTGGCGGTTGGCGAATGCGGCGTGAGAAATATCGGCAACAGCATGGTGGTCGATCCGTTGGGCGTGGTGGTGGTTCAGGCGCCGGAAACCCCGGCGCTGGTCTACGCCGATGTGGATCCTGCACGTCTTTCCTATGCGCGGGAAGTCTTGCCCTCACTGGATAACCGCCGTTTTGCTACGCCGCGTCTGCCGAACGAGTAACAGCCGCTTTTTATTCTATTCATATCAACGCCACACGCCGCCTGCTTTTCATCAGGGCGAAGGAGATTGAGCAATGAAAATAAAACGTTTAGGGCGGACGGCCCTGCTAACCGGATTACTCTTTTCCGCCGGCGTGTTTGCCGCAGAGGCGCCGAAGATTGCTCCCCAGCAGGTAAATAAAGATCTGCATGCCCGTCTACCGGACGATATCAAAAAGGCCGGCGTGCTTAAGGCGGTGAACAATGGCTCCTTTCCTCCGTATGAAATCGTCAGCGGGACACACTCGCTGGATGGCGCCAGCGCCGATCTGGCAAAGGCATTAGGTGAAATTCTGGGCGTCAAGATTGAGCACGCCTCCGTCAGCGGCCTATCCAGCCTGCTGAGCGGTATCCAGTCAGGCCGTTATCAGTTCGGCATCGGGCCGATCGGCGATTTCCCGGCGCGTCAGGAAAAGAATGATTTCGTCGATTTCGTGCGCGAATTCGTGGTGTTTGCCGTGCGTTCCGGCAACCCGGAAAAAATCAACTCGCTGGAAGATACCTGCGGCAAACGCGTTGCCGTGATGTCCGGCGGCTCGGCGGAACAGGTGATTGTAAAACAGTCGAAAGCCTGTACCGATGCGGGAAAACCGGCGGTGACCATCCAGTCTTATGCCGATCAGCCTACGTCTATTCTGTCAGTCCGTTCAGGGCGGGCCGACGCCTTCTTCTCTTCACAGGCGCCGCTCACCTACTTTGTTGAACAGACCAACGGGCAGTTGGAGCTGGCCGGCACCGGTCAGCACAATGGCTTTAACGACCTGTATCAAGGTTCTGTTTTCGCCAAAGATTCCCCGCTGGCGCCCATCGTCCTGGAAGCCTATCAGCAGTTGTTCGATAACGGCACCTACGCCGCCATCATGAAAAAATGGCATCTGCAAGGAAACATGCTGCCGGCGCCGGGTATTAACCTGGCGGGAAAACAGTAACGCGGCGGTTATGGGCCATAACGTCAACAACAAGGGGTTTTTTCTACTGTGGATGCGCTGAGAAACGTTGCCAGAGCCCAGGCGCCCGGCCGCTTCAGACAGCGGCTGTCGTGGGCGTTCACGCTGATTATCGCGGCTTATGTTATATGGTCAGTCAGCACCAATAAAAACTTTGAGTGGCCGGTGGTTTATCAGTGGTTCACTGAAAAAACAATTATGGAAGGCTTAAGCGTTACCCTGGGACTGACGGTGGTTTCCATGGCGATCGGCGTGGCGCTCGGTCTGCTGCTGGCGGTAGCCCGGCTGTCTACGAATGTACTGCTGAGCGGACTTTCCGGCCTCTATATCTGGTTTTTCCGTGGTACGCCGCTACTGGTGCAGCTGATTTTCTGGTACAACCTCTCCACCCTTTTTCCCCGCGTATCGCTGGGCATCCCGTTCGGTGCGGAGT comes from Brenneria nigrifluens DSM 30175 = ATCC 13028 and encodes:
- the grxB gene encoding glutaredoxin 2, producing the protein MKLFIYEHCPFCVRARMIFGLKEIPFELSVLMEGDVATPTRMVGRKVAPILQKDDGGFMPESMDIVHYIDSLKAPLIADKPVDPAIEAWCQATSGAVFKLAVPRFTRADFKELATGEARTAYRQREEKAFGDLNALLADTPALLSQVQQQLVQLEQLLAHKRDISTSDFILFPILRSLTLVQGVGFGPNVAAYIERVAGASDVDLLTAQAM
- a CDS encoding metallophosphoesterase, with the protein product MYRAISGDDYRKIFVVGDIHGCHQLLLDALAARQFNRQTDLLISVGDLIDRGPESMACLALLDAPWFTAVCGNHEQMAREALNEDNGWLWSRNGGSWYAALNQADQPLAARRIARTARLPLVIEVNIGGRRYVIAHADYPSDNYAFGKAVDADELVWGRTRITRAMAGKGQRIAGAHLLIFGHTPLHKPLIFFNQLYIDTGAVFGGPLTLIELR
- a CDS encoding FAD-binding protein, coding for MSRLRKNTAIGCFLFIFSLSLSYAQERKMETDVVVVGFGVSAAVSAAEAGLKVIALEKQAIDGGSSNFAEGLFGVNTDQTRKNSVAITAEEAYRTAMEFNQSYRVNPALVKRYLEESAATIRWLEKQGVRTGMGVIIPVMKKLTNVKKEIDNAISAGSAKVMKASSLDDLAKNIAVDPKRLKASVTRYNQIMIWSR
- the nifJ gene encoding pyruvate:ferredoxin (flavodoxin) oxidoreductase — encoded protein: MITTDGNNTVASVAWRTNEVIAIYPITPSSTMAEQAAAWSSDGGKNIWGDTPRVVEMQSEGGAIAAVHGALQTGSLATTFTSSQGLLLMIPSLYKLAGELTPFVLHVAARTVATHALSIFCDHSDVMAVRQTGCAMLCASNVQEAQDFALIAQIASLNSRLPFIHFFDGFRTSHEINKIEPLSDDALRRLLPRQAIDAHRERALTPEHPVIRGTASNPDTFFQAREAANPWYNAACRHVEQAMNDFADVTGRQYRPFEYYGHPEATRVIVLMGSGVGTVEEVVDTLLTRGEKVGVVKIRLYRPFSARHLLAVIPQTAQNIAVLDRTKEPGALAEPLYLDVMTSLAEAFTNGERPQMPRVIGGRYGLSSKEFTPQCVQAVFNELAIANPRSRFTVGIYDDVTNLSLPLPIEHLPGSASLEALFYGLGSDGTVSAAKNSIKIVGDATPMFVQGYFVYDSKKAGSLTVSHMRVGPHPINSAYLIDQADFVACHQWQFIDKYSMVERLKPGGVFLINAPYASDDLWHRLPQEVQAGLNQRQARVYCINAAKIARECQLGARINTVMQMAFFHLSQILPGEEAVEKLRTAIAKSYGSKGQELVERNWRALNATLEALAAVPLEAVNAHSPQRPPVVSDAAPDFVKTVTAAMLAGLGDTLPVSALPPDGTWPTGTTKWEKRNIAEAIPLWQPQLCTQCNHCVAACPHSAIRAKVVPAEAMEYAPASLQSLDVKARDMRGQKYVLQVAPEDCTGCNLCVEVCPAKDRQDPTIKAINMESRLDNLAVEKEHFDFFMTLPEIDRSRLERIDIRTSQLISPLFEYSGACSGCGETPYIKLLTQLYGDRLLVANATGCSSIYGGNLPTTPWTTDANGRGPAWANSLFEDNAEFGLGFRLSVDQHRQRAVRLLHDLAPRLPADLVAALQEEAIAPELRRQQIEQLRTLLATIGGDKAAALAAAADHLVDKSIWLIGGDGWAYDIGYGGLDHVMSLSENVNVLVLDTQCYSNTGGQQSKATPLGAVTKFGEKGKRKARKDLGISVMMYGHVYVAQISLGAQLNQTVKAIQEAEAWPGPSLIIAYSPCEEHGYDLAFSHDQMRQLTATGFWPLYRFDPRRTEEGKPALVTDSRPPSTSLSETLLHEQRFRRLNSLMPEETALLYEEAEVDLRRRYDFLTMMAGKAEKNPQE
- a CDS encoding type II toxin-antitoxin system MqsA family antitoxin; translated protein: MKCPNCGGAELVQGAKDVPYSFRGKKTMLPAVEGLHCPICNEVTMSKDESASYLAKVVAFKNSVIKETIEPAYISRVRKKRKRAGGNGFAG
- a CDS encoding aminotransferase class I/II-fold pyridoxal phosphate-dependent enzyme, with amino-acid sequence MAKSIDTHWLAAQLHNHSIRGIAMDMSALIGAGKIAIGSQLPPVRELADALGVSPATISAAWSQLRRQKVIAGRGRTGMWVYGQQASPRPERFEKIGNFGDAIIADLTLSAPDPALLPDLGEALLYGAQVKNLNSYQRTPIIAELEEQLRKNWPYAAEAFMTSDGGFDGVNLTLQTLIFPGSTVVIESPTAARLLDLLDHIGINIIQVACDEQGPVVEALRQALQHKPAAFIYQPRTHSHTGYSVSPARMAAMAALFVNSPMTMIIEDDGVGEISSHPALSMGAYYPAQTIYVRSYSKAYGPDLRMAALSGSAEIIGKIQSFRNFGAGWSSRILQGALAFLLADEKTHQGIEHARQVYHQRRQWLADALARRGIYVPENDSLCIWLPVPSERYALITMAAHGVAVQPGERFGMKNGHYVRLSISQLQESLIETIAEAVSQIYR
- a CDS encoding nitrate ABC transporter substrate-binding protein, which translates into the protein MTITIRLAVRDWDYFTPLALGDIKPEGFELKIDRVGTLPDNLATSSQYDAGEVSFSRYAQSRAHGDESLVALPHFLMRGFRQRCILTKQDSPLTGLSQLAGKKIGLTGWQDSGNTWTRALLRREGIGNDDAYWYVGRLTEAHPIVDRLGGFGRPGRIEAAPGEQPLITLLKSGGLDAIFTPFMPDGFFNGNSGLRQLQPDFRQAEIDYFHQVGYVPGMHVLAIKPALAAEHPWLPQALSEVIDQSYKVWMGKRIKYADTTPWLLDDLRRTTQDLPVHWNDNGFAINKTMIADFASELYEQGITAQRLTPEALFPWACSFSPIDKRD
- a CDS encoding deaminated glutathione amidase, yielding MKVALGQFAVDREWQNNVVTALKLMSDAQQAGADLLVLPEGVLARDITNPQLVLTAAQPLDGPFVSQLLAASKGSRMTTMMSIHVPNGADKVWNVLIAMRDGEIISQYKKLHLYDAFSMQESENVTPGDEVPPLVDVAGLKVGLMTCYDVRFPELARRLALDGAQVLVLPAAWVKGPLKESHWELLVRARALENTAYVVAVGECGVRNIGNSMVVDPLGVVVVQAPETPALVYADVDPARLSYAREVLPSLDNRRFATPRLPNE
- a CDS encoding ABC transporter substrate-binding protein encodes the protein MKIKRLGRTALLTGLLFSAGVFAAEAPKIAPQQVNKDLHARLPDDIKKAGVLKAVNNGSFPPYEIVSGTHSLDGASADLAKALGEILGVKIEHASVSGLSSLLSGIQSGRYQFGIGPIGDFPARQEKNDFVDFVREFVVFAVRSGNPEKINSLEDTCGKRVAVMSGGSAEQVIVKQSKACTDAGKPAVTIQSYADQPTSILSVRSGRADAFFSSQAPLTYFVEQTNGQLELAGTGQHNGFNDLYQGSVFAKDSPLAPIVLEAYQQLFDNGTYAAIMKKWHLQGNMLPAPGINLAGKQ